A genomic segment from Bradyrhizobium sp. CB1015 encodes:
- a CDS encoding DUF2277 domain-containing protein, which produces MCRNIKTLFNFEPPATEDEIHASALQFVRKLSGFNKPSQANEAAFERAVAEVSEAARKLLTSLHTNAPARDREVEAEKAKERSRLRFGT; this is translated from the coding sequence ATGTGCCGCAACATCAAGACGCTGTTCAACTTCGAGCCGCCGGCGACGGAGGATGAGATCCACGCCAGCGCGCTGCAATTCGTGCGAAAGCTGTCGGGTTTCAACAAGCCGTCGCAGGCCAACGAGGCGGCGTTCGAGCGTGCGGTGGCCGAGGTCTCCGAGGCCGCGCGAAAGCTCCTGACTTCGCTGCATACAAACGCGCCGGCGCGCGACCGCGAGGTTGAGGCGGAAAAGGCGAAAGAGCGCTCGCGGCTGCGCTTCGGTACGTGA
- a CDS encoding SDR family oxidoreductase, whose translation MCARPILRWCRPSSTTPPLARTGKPEDIVGPAVFLASDLSAYVTGTIVMVDGGDRTV comes from the coding sequence ATGTGCGCGCGACCAATCCTGCGCTGGTGCAGGCCTTCATCGACCACACCCCCGCTGGCGCGCACCGGCAAGCCCGAGGATATCGTCGGCCCCGCGGTGTTCCTCGCCTCCGATCTGTCGGCCTATGTCACCGGAACCATCGTGATGGTGGACGGCGGCGACCGGACGGTGTGA
- a CDS encoding alpha/beta fold hydrolase, whose protein sequence is MRASCVALSVILLSISTSGWAADYPPPKQGDWIARDFKFHTGETMPELKLHYTTVGEPSGQPVLVLHGTGGSGASMLTPSFAGELFGPGQPLDAAKYYIIIPDNIGHGKSSKPSDGMKTSFPKYNYEDMVEAQYRLVTEGLGVKHLRLVIGNSMGGMHTWLWGEKYPKAMDALIPMASQPTEMASRNWMLRRIMLDTIRSDPDYNGGNYTGQPRMMKYAITAYGIASIGGTLAYQSQAPTAAKADKIVDERLAMPITTDANDFVYQWESSHDYNASEKLEAIEASLLLINSADDERNPPETGLTDAAMKRVKNGRLYLIPASTETRGHGTTGNAKFYSEQVRQLLQTAPQRSM, encoded by the coding sequence ATGAGAGCTTCTTGCGTGGCGCTGTCGGTCATCCTGCTATCGATCTCGACGTCAGGATGGGCAGCCGACTATCCGCCACCGAAGCAGGGCGACTGGATCGCCCGAGATTTCAAGTTCCACACCGGCGAGACCATGCCGGAACTGAAGCTGCACTACACCACGGTCGGCGAGCCCTCGGGCCAGCCCGTGCTGGTGCTGCACGGAACAGGCGGGTCGGGCGCGAGCATGTTGACGCCTTCCTTTGCCGGCGAGCTGTTCGGCCCGGGGCAGCCGCTCGACGCCGCCAAATATTACATCATCATTCCCGACAATATCGGCCACGGCAAATCGTCGAAGCCCTCCGACGGCATGAAGACGAGCTTTCCGAAATACAACTACGAGGACATGGTCGAGGCGCAATATCGCCTGGTGACGGAAGGCCTCGGGGTCAAGCATCTGCGGCTCGTGATCGGCAATTCGATGGGCGGCATGCACACCTGGCTGTGGGGCGAGAAATATCCGAAGGCGATGGACGCGCTGATCCCGATGGCCTCGCAACCGACCGAGATGGCCTCGCGCAACTGGATGCTGCGGCGGATCATGCTCGATACCATCCGCAGCGATCCCGACTACAATGGCGGCAATTACACCGGCCAGCCGCGCATGATGAAATATGCCATCACCGCCTACGGCATCGCCAGCATCGGCGGGACGCTCGCCTATCAATCGCAGGCGCCGACCGCGGCCAAGGCCGACAAGATCGTCGACGAGCGGCTCGCGATGCCGATCACGACGGACGCCAATGACTTCGTCTATCAATGGGAATCCTCGCACGACTACAATGCGAGCGAGAAGCTGGAGGCGATCGAGGCCTCGTTGCTGCTGATCAATTCCGCCGACGACGAGCGCAACCCGCCCGAGACCGGCCTCACGGACGCTGCCATGAAGCGCGTCAAGAACGGCCGCCTCTATCTGATCCCTGCGAGCACCGAGACGCGCGGCCACGGCACCACCGGCAATGCAAAGTTCTACAGCGAGCAGGTCAGGCAATTGCTACAGACCGCGCCGCAGCGGTCGATGTAG
- a CDS encoding helix-turn-helix domain-containing protein, whose translation MTTVHVATSEPDAQFLAPNQIVPLLIGATVDEVERELVLQTLARCDGNRTRASRVLGLSVRTLRNKIRLYAASGIDVPAYQD comes from the coding sequence ATGACCACTGTTCATGTCGCCACGTCCGAGCCGGACGCACAATTCCTTGCTCCAAACCAGATCGTTCCGCTTCTGATCGGCGCCACGGTCGACGAGGTCGAGCGTGAGCTCGTGCTCCAGACGCTGGCGCGCTGCGACGGCAACCGCACGCGCGCCTCGCGCGTGCTCGGCCTTTCGGTGCGCACGCTGCGCAACAAGATCAGGCTCTACGCCGCTTCCGGCATCGACGTGCCTGCCTATCAAGACTAG
- a CDS encoding MmcQ/YjbR family DNA-binding protein, with protein sequence MSKARFRKAALALPGVIEGAHHGHADFRVGKRVFATMGYPDDTWGMVKLTPDQQAMLIDAEPAMFRPVPGAWGKNGSTNVKLAKVDQVTLRSALDMAWRNVAPKSLLASIETP encoded by the coding sequence ATGTCGAAAGCCCGCTTTCGTAAGGCGGCACTCGCGCTTCCCGGTGTTATCGAGGGCGCGCATCACGGCCATGCCGACTTCCGCGTCGGCAAGCGCGTGTTCGCGACGATGGGCTACCCCGATGACACATGGGGTATGGTGAAGCTGACGCCGGACCAGCAGGCCATGCTCATCGATGCGGAGCCGGCGATGTTTCGCCCCGTGCCCGGCGCCTGGGGCAAGAACGGCAGCACGAATGTGAAGCTGGCGAAGGTCGATCAGGTAACGCTCCGAAGCGCGCTCGATATGGCCTGGCGCAATGTCGCGCCAAAATCGCTGCTCGCCTCGATCGAGACGCCATAG
- a CDS encoding collagen-like protein, with translation MADDQGRRPGPQGPRGRQGEPGRPGPQGHPGRRGLDGARGKPGPQGKPGPVGKAGPPGKPGPQGKQGEAGPRGPAGAPGPAGPQGPRGEPGPPGQLPSIEQVLPWLDQLFDAWDERRRQREREAAEREALEAAVQETDEAIVDDAGDDGDDHKKKKKKKKHGHKE, from the coding sequence GTGGCAGACGACCAGGGACGACGGCCGGGGCCTCAGGGTCCTCGTGGGCGGCAAGGCGAGCCGGGACGGCCGGGGCCACAAGGTCATCCGGGCCGGCGCGGCCTCGACGGCGCGCGCGGCAAGCCCGGGCCGCAGGGCAAGCCGGGCCCGGTCGGAAAGGCCGGACCGCCCGGCAAGCCTGGTCCGCAAGGCAAGCAGGGCGAAGCCGGTCCGCGTGGGCCAGCCGGCGCGCCGGGACCGGCGGGGCCGCAAGGCCCGCGCGGCGAGCCGGGTCCGCCCGGCCAATTGCCGTCGATCGAGCAGGTGCTGCCGTGGCTCGACCAGCTCTTCGACGCCTGGGACGAACGGCGCCGCCAGCGCGAGCGCGAAGCCGCCGAGCGCGAAGCGCTCGAAGCCGCCGTCCAGGAGACCGACGAGGCAATCGTCGATGACGCGGGCGATGACGGCGACGATCACAAGAAGAAAAAGAAAAAGAAGAAGCACGGCCACAAGGAATAG